The window GACACGTACAGTAATAGCGGCTCTTGTGGGTGTGGTGAGGCCAGAACTGGTAGagtagtgagaagtttcttgaagtcttcaaaggctttctgtgcttcgggtccccactggaaattgtctgttttctttaacagcttgaagaagggcatcccccgcttgccgagtcgtgagacaaaccggctgagcgccgccatgcatccagtcagttTTTGAACGTCTTTCTGGGAactcggcggtttcatgttgaggatggcgttaactttctccgggttggcctgtatgcctctatgagacaccataaatccaagcagcttccctgacggtactccgaaggtgcacttttcaggatttagtttcatcctgaaagcgcggatgctcgcaaaggtttcttctaggtcCGTGATtaaatcatccttctgcttggtcttgacgactacatcatccacataggcttcaacgttgcgaccGATTTGAGTTGAGAAACATCTCTgaatcatacgttgataagttgctcctgcgttctttaatccgaaaggcatggtgatgtagcagtaggccctgAAGGGCATGATGAacgaagtcttcaagcagtcggattccttcaatcggatctgatgataccccgagtagcaatccaaaaaactgagcagctcgcagccggcggtcgagtcgactacctggtcaatgcaaGGCAACTCGAAAGGATCTTTGGGGCAAGACTTGTTGAAGTCggtgtaatcgacacacatgcgccattgcccggtcttcttccgaactaggactgggttagccagccagtcgggataaaggacttctttgatgaagcccgctgctaatagcttggtcaattcctccttgatcgcgtccttcctgtcttgtgcagagcggcggagtcgttgtttgatgggtttagcgtcttccttaacatgcaaagagtgctcaatcacctctctaggaataccaggcatatcggatggtttccacgcaaagatatctttattattttgaagaaaggtgatgagcgcgctttcctatttacaatctaacttggcgcctattacagcagttttagtaggatcagaaggatctagggggattttcttggtcttggcttcgctttctccactcttTGAGATCTTGGTAGTAGGCACCTCTCCTTCACTTGCCGTGGCTGCAACCAGTCGGATGTCTTCTCGAGCGATCGCGATCTCGCAggtttgggccatctcgcaactttccttgtcacatgtgacggcttgcttgatgtcgctccgtagggatatgactcctcgaggaccatGCATCTTCATcgtcatgtaggtgtagtgcggGATGGCCATAAACTTGGCTAACgtcgggcgtccgagtatggcgtgATACGCTGTATCGAAATCAGCGACTTCGAAGCAGAcgttctctgtgcggaagttttcccgagtacCAAAGGTGactggaagagtgatctggccgagtggcgTAGCGGATAACCCTGGGATGACTCCATGGAAGGGCGCGTTACTCGGCTTCAACTCGgtgcgagggatctgcatgtcgtccagggtcttggcgaagaggatattgagtgcactgccaccatcgatgagggatCTGCAAAGCTTGACGTttcgaaccactgggtctagtacctggaggtaccgccccgggtggaccactcggtctgGATGATCCGAGTGGTCGAACTTGATTGTTGTCTCCGACCACCGAAGATACTGGGGCGTATCGGGCTGGACAgcgttgatctcccgttcagtcagcttttgttttcttttagacTCGTAAGCCAGAGGGTCGCCAAAGatgtggttgagctccttgcggtgatcTTGAAAATCTGTCggggcatcatcatcatcatccttctttttcgacgtgctttgttctccGTCAGGGGTCTTCCGTGCATTCTTGGCATATTGCTCTGCaaactgcttgtagacgaagcaatctttagctgcgtggttggagttgggatgatgcggacattgagagttcatgatcttgtcaaaaGTGTTGACGCGCGATTGTTGTCGGGAGGAGTGTGTAGTAGTCGCAACAagttcctcgggcttacgcttgcggtccttgtgattgttacttccacccccTCCCGTAGTCGGCGCatctttctttggcttccaagtaGGACCCAACTGTTTGGATGCGATAATGGtgtcttcggctttggcatactcattggctttttcaaacatctgtTTGACTGTCTTGGGAGGTttgcgcccgaacttgccgactagttcttcgtggcgaattccTTTGGTGAaagcggcgatgatgacgtcgtcggtaatttcggagatcttgttgcgctGTTCAGAAAAGCGttggatgtaatctcgaagggattctccagacttctgaatgaTGTTGTAGAGATCAAATGTGTGCCGGGGTgttcaaaggtgccctggaagttggcgatgaactggtcgcgaagttccgcccatgatctaatcgtgccacggggtaatccatggagccaggaccgggcagaatccgctagggccacaggtaagtagtttgccatggccttgctatctcctcctactgcgcggattgcgagaccgtagacggtaagccaagACTCCGAATTgatggtgccgtcatacttctcgattccagtcggcttgaagccggctggccaatccactcgacgccgGAATACCGAACGGGGCTGAGACCTGGTTCTTTCCTgactggttcgaatccgagtcgaggagagagatcttgccgaagttgttagtgatgaagtcgaggctgccgaaccgaaacgcctgcccgggagggaagacgaagtcgtcgatgccggagacggaacccatcaCACTGGTCGGCGAAAAacttgacgcaacccctacctggcgcgccaactgtcgaaacaggGAGGACACATGGGCTGATTGTAGCCGAGAAGATTTCCCTGGATGATTGGTATACTTCATGGTTGATATCTTCGAATCTGAAGTCCACTAGGTGCTCAAGTTGTGTAGAGTCTTCATAAAGGAACCAGATTCTAGAATCTTTCTAAAAGCCTTCATCGAAGCTACAAAACCAATCCTTGAGCAGTTCAGCCGATAGTTTTGCTCCGGCATCAGTTGGTGTAGAAGCGTATTCTCCATATGATGTGCATCTTCAATGAGTAcgctcttctccatcatcatctaCAATCGTCTCTAGTCTTGGGAATTCAGTTTCTGATacggatggccgattgacaaccttcatGACTATCAGGTTTAACTAGGTTTGCAGTAGCCACcagggtccacctgctccaactactgagccgactgctatcttagccgatgcattgcTCAGCATctggtatagatagccgaggaGAATTTTGCCCAAGGGGAATTGTCTCTTTGTTTCTAGAGCTTCAGCCAGaaattgccagttggttgtgggGCCACAACTTGATCCACAAAAAAGaaatttttctagccacattaaTAGGAAAGCCACATGTTCTCGAGGGGTGACCGAGCCCTGGCCCATGTATGTTGCCACATAGCCTGACCAACCCCCTATACTTTTGGTTTTAAAGTCATATTGGTTCTTTGTGTTCAAACTCATAGGGTGGGCCGATGAGGTAACATCCAGACCTGTGATCATAATGATATCTATGAGAGTTGGAGTCATCGGCGCTTGATTGAACAGAAAGGCATTGGTAGTGTTTGACCAGAAGTAAGAAGCAGCTGCCATCAGGGGTTCATCTTTGGCCGAGTTCGCTATAGTAAggtcaagtgcttggccgattccaatttcatcccagTGAACCCTCTTGCTGGCTGATACACGTTTGAACCATGTGGTCCAGCTCTTTTCTAGTGGAACTTTCTCTAGGGATGGCCAGGATttgaaggtattcttccagtgacctagaTCTGGGTTGGTTAATCTGAAGGGGATCCTATTAGTTTCACCAATAATAAACTCGGTGGGGTCTGGATTGCCGATTGGGCCAAGAAAGTAGTGATTTTCATGCGCCAGGCTGGGAATCGCAACTAGGTTGGAAAGGTGCTGCAAATCCAAAGCAATTCAGAGGGAGAGAGTGATATCAGATTGGAGAAGATCGATTTGCTGCTAAAGAAGGGGATTTAGCTGATGAGAAATTACCTCAGCATATTCGGCCGATGGTGCACCAAGTGGGCTGGCGAAAGACGACATTGGTGTGGGCGGAGATCTCGCCGGGAAGGAAGTCGCCTAGGAATTGCCTTTGCGCCGGGGGAATCgtcgagaagagagagaaaaggtttcacttgagcggtgaaaacggaagtcacggCGTGAGATTTCTCGGGGGTAACAGGTAGTGTTTAAAGCGCTGGAATAACAGTTAAAAGTGGTGGAGTGCGAGAATTGCTCGGAGTCGGCTTATGGCAAATCCGGAACATTATCAAATATCCCgaacttggggggcatgtgttaacaaccaaatttggtagcaTCAACGTCGgagagaagattagatcgaagcaaagtcggaagcggagatcgagtttgaaAACAGGCAggaatcggctgaagtccagatcggctacgacaAGATCAGCTGAGTCTGAGTCGAGCTAAATAAGCCGatatagccgattccgacaataagACTTGTGCGCGACATTGggttcaagttaatgtacttcaagatgattgccacgcatggatagagtcctaggaaggcaattgtatctattaattaggatattttatgtgaattccttatagataagtgtgggcaaaagtctgccgcaaagacttgtggtatcttagagtttgttagagataatggtcgtgtccggtatgggcatatcttgtaatcctcgggtataaatagatccCGAACCCTACGTAATTTTTGACACACACGTTCAACACAATCTTGGCGCTtcaccaccctttttactttcgttttatttcgacgagttcttgctttcgggttgagctgcatcggtttcgatcttcaacaagaggtaaacttgttatggcggcttgcgttctcgagattagtgcttccatctttatgacactctaatcttgtttatgtaattcgtcgagttattatatgtcttacataatctctagcaatatcatCATCTAACCTGCCGTCGGTTAATATCTGTCAATAGAGggtagccgattaggttaaatattgaTATTGGTCTAGATTATATGAGACATCTACCGTTCTATGAGacttctagcggcttgattgtctagatattgtttttcttttcatacttaatgctgcatcagttaagtctgatctattaagtcgtgcttagaatatcaatcccTAGCCTAccttctagttgccgattagaataGTATCGGAATTTCAGCCGatcgtatctgatttaactactctttatcctatatgcttgattgacatgttaaatctgccctttgcgttaagatcttgctgcatttaagtatattaggcttttgtttagtatattctacttgctttaacatcttaacatagagtggtatcggagtattagccgatacatgctagatctatctgatcggctatgctatgaacgcATATAGTctaattattaatatatatttcgatctaagtgatttatactgtctcggcatggcgaccgatctatcccaatcacttgatttaagtatatatcgatataaggattatatattgttaatatctacagccgatcgagtagatttagttcttctttacctattcatgactgccgatcgacaCATGGATGACATCGgcccaaagataaatgatatgtcatcggcatctagccgatcggctatcatttatagatttaactacGGTTTCTTtacttctatttcttgttgattacaggatcaaatcaactggcacgctaatacatccgaaggcgagctttggacctgcaatGGAGTTAAGCATATCTCCCAGGCCACGTGCTTTCTGTCAACatgcttttggcacgcccagtgggacCGATTAGAAGTCAGACGTTAGTCCctcctcatggccgagaaacagccaccgccaccatcaAGCCCAGGTTCCGTTAAAGGCAAGGCGCCGAAGCCGGGATTGACCGAAATCATTGATGACAACGTCATGCCAATCGATCCAGAGAAATTCACGCCTGAGCAGAAGCAGGAGTTTGAAGCAATGATGCAGCAAGCACGGGACCAGTTCCTGAATTCATTCATGCAGACTCGCAAGCGAACGTTTGTTCAGAAGTATAAGATAAAAGTGGTTGCTAATAGTCCTGAAACCGGTTCTTCTAAAGATGGAGAGGTAAAACAAGCTCCTGAAGGCTCGGCTCACCTGAGCAATAAAGGTGCTACTGACGGTTCTCTAGGAAATCAAGGCGACAACCCCCAAGGAGTCCATGGAGTACAAGGTGATGGAGCGCATGGGGCtcaaggtgatggtgctcaAGGGCCGCAAGGAGGAAATTTTAATCAGAACAGTGAACTAGCACAGGATTTTTTCAATAACTTCCAAGATCGGGTCGATTACGctgtgcatcatgctttgatcaatcagtcaGGAGTACTAGTCAATACAttgtcaaacatgatgaagacAATAGCCGATGACtcaatagctgagcatcaggcCGCAGGCCCGGTGtatttgcaaggaggtgtctTCCCGAATTATTGATCTTTGATCACCGATGTTCAGCCACCTGCTCAAGCAGTTCCCTCTGTTGCACCCACAACTCAGCCGACGGCGCCAACATCAACTCCTCTACCTGCTACAGCAGCCATGGCGCCAGGCCAGCTGATGAACCCTCGGTTGTTAATGAGGGAACATCCAAAGTCTACTGGGCAAATCGCGAATCAGCCAACCCAAGATCAAGTTGCTGCCATGTTTTTGCCACCTCCACCTATTGTTGATCTagtgcagcagcagccgattcagcagacaccACCAATCCAGCCAGTTGTAGACCCGATCCAACAACAGGTCGTACAACCAGCTCAGCAAACACCATCAAGACAGCAGCCTCTGCAACCGATTCAGCACACGCCACCAAGGCAGCGGCTTCAGCCGATCCAACAGACTCCGGTGCAACAGTAGATCATTCAGCCGATTTAGCACCCGGGGTCGGCAAATGTATCGGCCGGGTTCATAGCACCTGGTGGGCAACCTGCGCAGCAATTTGTAAACCAAGTGGTCCCAGAGCATTTGGTTCACCATCCACAACCGGATGGCACGGTGGTGCCTCAGATGGTTCCTAAGCACTTGGTACGCAATATCCAGCCGGATCTTCATAATTACCAAGGAGGTAACTTGAGCTACCAATATCAGCTTCCTTCCccgcaagcccaatatcagccAGGGGGATTGGCTCAGCCCTAGTTCGCAACTCAGTTTAGTCAATTTGAGCCCTTGCAGCAACAACCGAAAGGAGCAGCTCAGCAACGACCATGGGCCGATGTGATTGCCGATGTAATGAGGGAGCaatttgggcttaaaccaaaagaaaCTGGAAGTTTGTATCGGCAgccttaccctgagtggtttgaaagaGTTCCTCTTCCCCATTGGTTTAAAGTTCTAGATTTCTCCAAATTTTCGGGACAAGAGGGTGTGTCGACTTATGAGCACATCAGCCGATTCCTTGCTCAGtgcggtgaagcatcggctgtagacGCCTTGAGAGTTAGGTTGTTCCGGTTATCTCTGTCCGGAtcagcttttacttggttttcctctttgccatatgggtcgatcaatagttgggccgatttggagaagcaattccacagctatttctacagtggggtcCATGAGATGAAGTTGTCCGACTTAACAGCGATCAAGCAGCGGCATGATGAACCCATgcacgagtatattcagaggttcagagagatgaggaacAAGTGCTTTAGCTTGAGTTTAACTGATGCTCAGTTAGCCGCTTTGGCCTTCTAAGGTATGATTCCTCCAATCAGGGAG of the Oryza sativa Japonica Group chromosome 2, ASM3414082v1 genome contains:
- the LOC136355217 gene encoding uncharacterized protein, with the translated sequence MGSVSGIDDFVFPPGQAFRFGSLDFITNNFGKISLLDSDSNQSGKNQRNKISEITDDVIIAAFTKGIRHEELVGKFGRKPPKTVKQMFEKANEYAKAEDTIIASKQLGPTWKPKKDAPTTGGGGSNNHKDRKRKPEELVATTTHSSRQQSRVNTFDKIMNSQCPHHPNSNHAAKDCFVYKQFAEQYAKNARKTPDGEQSTSKKKDDDDDAPTDFQDHRKELNHIFGDPLAYESKRKQKLTEREINAVQPDTPQYLRWSETTIKFDHSDHPDRVVHPGRYLQVLDPVVRNVKLCRSLIDGGSALNILFAKTLDDMQIPRTELKPSNAPFHGVIPGLSATPLGQITLPVTFGTRENFRTENVCFEVADFDTAYHAILGRPTLAKFMAIPHYTYMTMKMHGPRGVISLRSDIKQAVTCDKESCEMAQTCEIAIAREDIRLVAATASEGEVPTTKISKSGESEAKTKKIPLDPSDPTKTASATEKTEWMTYTD